One stretch of Acidobacteriota bacterium DNA includes these proteins:
- a CDS encoding ABC transporter permease, giving the protein MDTMAIIRIAMRALARNKMRSGLTMLGIIIGVGAVIAMVGIGQGAQQQVQAQIAAMGSNILFVSSGTVNRGGMRMGWGATKTLVYDDMVAIVKECPAVVMAAPGSQTTAQVVFGNDNWSTNVNGTEPQYLEIRNWPLQSGVNFEQADVETAANVALIGETVRKNLFGATDPIGQTIRIKSLPFKVVGVLTPKGQSAAMGQDQDDTIIIPITTLQKKMTGDTWLRWIMVSAASRSASYAAQQQIESLLRDRHRIRPGQDDDFFVRNLADVADLQDQASQVFTLLLAAIASVSLLVGGIGIMNIMLVSVTERTREIGIRMAIGATESDVQRQFLIEAVVLSLIGGGIGILFGLASGFLISGLLKWPVLISPVSIVVAAIFSAAVGIFFGFYPARKAARLDPIDALRYE; this is encoded by the coding sequence ATGGATACCATGGCCATAATCCGGATCGCGATGCGAGCGCTGGCGCGCAACAAGATGCGCTCCGGCCTGACCATGCTGGGCATCATCATCGGCGTGGGCGCGGTGATCGCGATGGTGGGCATCGGCCAGGGCGCGCAGCAGCAAGTGCAGGCGCAGATCGCCGCCATGGGCTCGAACATCCTGTTCGTCTCTTCCGGCACGGTGAACCGCGGCGGCATGCGCATGGGCTGGGGCGCCACCAAGACGCTGGTCTACGACGACATGGTCGCCATCGTGAAGGAATGTCCGGCGGTGGTGATGGCCGCGCCGGGCAGCCAGACGACCGCACAGGTGGTCTTCGGCAACGATAACTGGTCCACCAACGTCAACGGCACCGAGCCGCAGTATCTCGAGATCCGCAACTGGCCGCTGCAATCGGGCGTGAACTTCGAGCAGGCGGATGTGGAGACCGCCGCCAACGTGGCGCTCATCGGCGAGACGGTGCGTAAGAATCTGTTCGGCGCCACCGATCCCATCGGACAGACCATCCGCATCAAGAGTCTGCCCTTCAAGGTCGTGGGCGTGCTCACGCCCAAAGGGCAATCGGCGGCGATGGGCCAGGACCAGGACGACACCATCATCATCCCCATCACCACGCTCCAGAAAAAGATGACGGGCGACACCTGGCTGCGCTGGATCATGGTCTCGGCGGCCTCGCGCTCCGCCAGTTACGCCGCGCAACAGCAGATCGAATCCTTGCTGCGCGACCGCCACCGCATCCGGCCCGGGCAGGATGACGACTTCTTCGTCCGCAATCTCGCCGACGTTGCCGACCTCCAGGACCAGGCCAGCCAGGTCTTCACCCTGCTGCTCGCCGCCATCGCCAGCGTCTCACTGCTCGTCGGCGGCATCGGCATCATGAACATCATGCTGGTCTCGGTGACGGAACGCACGCGCGAGATCGGTATCCGCATGGCCATCGGCGCGACCGAGTCCGACGTGCAGCGCCAGTTCCTCATCGAGGCGGTGGTGCTCAGCCTCATCGGCGGTGGCATCGGGATACTCTTCGGCCTGGCCTCCGGCTTCCTTATCTCCGGCCTGCTGAAGTGGCCGGTGCTGATCTCTCCCGTCTCCATCGTGGTCGCGGCCATCTTCTCGGCGGCGGTCGGGATATTCTTCGGCTTCTATCCCGCGCGTAAAGCTGCGCGGCTCGACCCGATCGACGCCCTGCGTTACGAATAG
- a CDS encoding sulfoxide reductase heme-binding subunit YedZ, whose protein sequence is MALKLRWRWSKVLLFLVCLEPALELALRAWNQSRGVEPDLGVNPLEFITHATGDWTMRFLLLTLAITPLRKLLQQPMLIQYRRMVGLFAFFYGTLHLTTYLWFDKAFAWGEILPDVAKRRFIAVGFTAFVLMIPLALTSTAGWIRRLGGKNWQWLHRLIYFSAIAGVIHYWWLVKSDIRKPAMYAAILAVLLLYRLVVWTLPSFKRGSGKSKAGPQKLMTAETTE, encoded by the coding sequence ATGGCGCTGAAGCTGCGTTGGCGCTGGTCGAAGGTCTTGCTGTTCCTCGTCTGCCTGGAGCCCGCGCTCGAGCTCGCGTTGCGCGCCTGGAACCAATCGCGTGGCGTGGAGCCCGACCTCGGAGTCAACCCGCTCGAGTTCATCACTCACGCCACCGGCGACTGGACGATGCGCTTCCTGCTGCTCACCCTCGCCATCACTCCCTTGCGCAAGCTGTTGCAGCAGCCGATGCTCATCCAGTACCGCCGCATGGTGGGACTGTTCGCATTTTTCTATGGGACGCTGCACCTCACCACTTATCTCTGGTTCGACAAGGCGTTCGCCTGGGGCGAGATATTGCCGGACGTCGCCAAACGCCGCTTCATCGCCGTCGGCTTCACCGCGTTTGTGCTGATGATCCCGCTGGCTCTCACCTCGACCGCGGGATGGATCCGCCGTCTCGGCGGCAAAAACTGGCAGTGGCTGCACCGGCTCATCTACTTCAGCGCCATCGCGGGAGTCATCCACTACTGGTGGCTCGTGAAATCGGATATCCGCAAGCCCGCGATGTACGCCGCCATCCTCGCCGTGTTGCTGCTCTACCGGCTGGTGGTGTGGACGCTCCCGTCTTTCAAGCGCGGGTCAGGCAAGAGCAAAGCCGGGCCGCAGAAGCTGATGACGGCGGAAACCACAGAGTGA
- the msrP gene encoding protein-methionine-sulfoxide reductase catalytic subunit MsrP has product MLIKKPAEIPSSEITPKSIYLSRRKFMLTGAVALGAVAVACNKAAQLASPQRAEASGAKLSFTKSAFSTSEKPNSFKEITTYNNFYEYGTDKGDPAEFAWKLKTRPWTVTVEGEVKKPKTYDIEQLMKLAPLEERIYRHRCVEGWSMVMPWVGYSFSEFIKQVEPTSKAKYVQFVTLEDPGQMPGQKTSVLDWPYVEGLRMDEAMHPLALLCFGLYGEALPNQNGAPVRMILPWKYGFKSGKSIVKFRFVENQPATTWNISAPNEYGFYSNVNPNVDHPRWSQRTERRIGEFRRRDTLMFNGYGDQVASLYNGLDLRKNF; this is encoded by the coding sequence ATGCTGATCAAGAAGCCTGCCGAGATCCCGTCCTCAGAGATCACGCCGAAGTCCATCTACCTGAGCCGTCGCAAGTTCATGCTGACGGGCGCGGTCGCGCTCGGAGCTGTCGCCGTGGCCTGCAACAAGGCCGCGCAACTGGCCTCGCCCCAGCGGGCCGAGGCCTCAGGCGCGAAGCTGAGCTTCACCAAGAGCGCGTTCTCGACCAGCGAAAAACCGAACTCCTTCAAAGAGATCACCACCTACAACAACTTCTACGAGTACGGCACCGACAAGGGCGACCCGGCGGAGTTCGCGTGGAAGCTGAAAACGCGTCCCTGGACGGTCACGGTGGAAGGCGAGGTCAAGAAGCCGAAGACCTACGACATCGAGCAGCTGATGAAGCTCGCGCCGCTCGAAGAGCGCATCTATCGCCATCGCTGCGTCGAAGGATGGTCGATGGTGATGCCCTGGGTGGGCTACTCGTTCTCCGAATTCATCAAGCAGGTCGAGCCTACGTCGAAGGCGAAATACGTGCAGTTCGTCACCTTGGAAGATCCCGGGCAGATGCCGGGACAGAAGACCAGCGTGCTCGATTGGCCCTACGTCGAAGGCCTGCGCATGGATGAAGCCATGCATCCGCTCGCGCTGCTCTGCTTCGGACTCTACGGCGAAGCGCTGCCCAACCAGAACGGCGCGCCCGTCCGCATGATCTTGCCGTGGAAGTACGGCTTCAAGAGCGGCAAATCCATCGTCAAGTTCCGCTTCGTCGAGAACCAGCCGGCGACCACGTGGAACATCTCCGCGCCCAACGAGTATGGCTTCTACTCCAATGTGAATCCGAACGTGGACCATCCGCGGTGGAGCCAGAGGACCGAGCGCCGCATCGGCGAGTTCCGCCGCCGCGATACGCTCATGTTCAACGGCTACGGCGACCAGGTCGCCTCGCTCTACAACGGCCTGGACCTGCGAAAGAACTTCTGA